The sequence atttaaaacCCTGCTCACTCTTGGATTTCGGTTGCTCGCGGCCTCAGACCCACACAAAGACCACAAGATTTCGCAACCGATAAACTAGAGTTACCCTGGTTGGCGGGGATGGTGGGCAGCACTGAAAACAAGCAGAGTGGCGTAAGAGCTGTACTTTTCAGATCGTTTATAGGAGCTACTATGGATGTGTGTAGCCCGGAATTAGTTTATTTCCACAGGTAAGTCcctcaaaaatgtgtttatcagGTCATTTTGATGACTTTAGGAATATAATTGTCCAAGGACATCGACCTGTGTCCTGCTGATCCAGATGACCACCCCGGCTTTAGTCGGAGCCACATAGCACATACCAACCGTCCGTTCCCTTGTAAGGTAGCCTTTGTGGCGGACTGTATTTAGAGAAAATGGCTAATATTTAGGGACTGGAACTTGAAATGTTAGCTGGGCATCTATTTTAAACGGTCTTCATGAAGTCCTATACATAGAGAGGACCACATATAGGACTAGGAGGAGAGACTGGAGTACTGGTGGCAGCCAACCCCGTCAGAGAGGCGACACAAAAAGCTCTTTGGCTCCGCACCGTTTTTATCCTCTTTTACCGCCTCAAGCTGTCTCCAGGATGCCGCGGagtcttttgttgttttctttctttacagTGAAGACTGTAAATCTGTGGGAGTACGCCACACCGCCTGTCTGCAGGCTCAGATACGTATagagaaaatggaaaataaagaatCAGTTGTACTTTCATTTCTATTGCCGGACTTTAGGCGCATCTTCTTTTCATTTGCCAGACAAAGCCTGGACTTCACCTTTTATATCAACGTGGAAGGTTGATACCAGGCATCAATAGATTGGATTCTGAGAACGTTTATACTTCAATCTCAAGATGAAAGATGTTTTTATCcaaatttcattctgtttttactGTCCAGTTTAAGGTGATTTATAAACGAATAGGTTAAACAACTGTCAAGCATAAACGTATAACATGATCAACTCCTGATAAACTTCATAAAACGTCCCTAAagaaaatgggagaaaatgGTCTAGAAAAGACCGGAGATATATTTTTCAATTCTTCAGTAGATCAGCTTCGCCATTTTCAACTAACTGCTCTTTGGGAAATCACCTTATTGGATTAAACATCCTGTCTATCAAACTGGGTTAACTGTAAGAAATGTAAATTTAGCCTGAGAAATACGCTGTGAGAAGGGAGAGTTCTTTTAAATTAGAGTGAACTAAGATACCGGTTGTTACATGTgttgtaagataagataagataagctttattgatctcaaatTGGAGAAAATCACTTGTCACGCATCGGCTTAGTGATTTAGTGATCAAaaaaaggtgccaaaaggaggaaaaggtgcataaggtataaacagtgggtatatatatatatatatatatatatatatatatatatatatatatatatatatatatatatatatatatatatatatatatatatatatatatatatatatatatatattagggctgggcaacgattaaaatatttaatcgcgattaatcgccctgattaatcgcgattaatcgcattgtatttacaaactccaagaatgaattcaaaagtagtgtaaagagcacttttattttaatgttctgctgccatatgaacaaaagtgttgtaacatttgtagcacttattttatactggatattttcaacccatctattgaatttagtgcactagttgatcttttcttcataagagaacagcaagcactgcagccaaaatatggccttttttgacctgctgtatattagccagtccctaagcttgatgtatcatgaaactgttgaccttttgggttttgtggtttttattttattattacaattaaataataataataataataataataataataatgttatgttcagtgttttttcgctaatccacctcatatatttcaatccttatgtaattttgtctgtgttgtgtgcacctgcctgttgctttaatcctataaatttccccgtcgtgggataaaaaaaggattagctaatgttatcttatcttaaataacactttttaatatatgtactgggttctttcaaggtcttaattacatgttatgtgtgggctccagtaacatatgatagataatatctactttgaaagttaacatgaagtgctgctgatgatgaacactgatctacctggatgttccctggaggactgaaacgcctcagtcagagacgtctgtgggtctgtcggggcaatgagagacgtttcgtctcctctctccgtttctggggctcgacgttttcatgttttttcacgtgcttagataaatttgttgtgtttccactaaaatgaaccggctttttacaaaacatacagcttgatttcatttacggtattaaaataaagccaaacggtgctacttcctctgttcatgttttttcgctgctgcggtctctctcagctgtttgtgtattaagtttgtgtgagagctgagtgggcgggccaggctgagcctgcgtgctgattggctggcgccgctgagccatgtacgagaggggagggggaacgggagagtgctgccgtgagacagcgcgctgcagtcagcgcgcctgctgactgacactgactgaaagcatgtgagcaatatgcgttaatgcgcgataaaataaatatcgccgttaatagtctaatgaattaacgcgttaatttcgcgttaattcattagactattaacggcgataaaataaatatcgccgttaatagtctaatgaattaacgcgaaattaacgcgttaacttgcccagccctaatatatatatatatatatatatatatatatatatatatatatatatatatatatatatatatatattcatatatatatattcatatattcgatctatatgatttctattttatcgaaatgttgtttttttctatgtcgtccagccctactgtgCAGCATCCAGAATCCCAACATGAGTACGCTGCATTGTTTACTATGAGATGTTTATACTGGGCCATTGCTACAGCATGTGTTCCAGTAGCAGTGGTGCATGTGGGCAGTCACATAACGTTTGAGAGCTGCAAACTGGCGTTGGTACAAAGGTGTCAAATTCATACAAAGGTGTTGTGAGTCCCCCCCTTTATGGTAATGTGTCTTCTTACAAAAATGCAATGCAACAGTGTGATGGGGCGTTTCTCTTCTGCAGTCCTGGATAACCTGATTAGAGTGAATGACATTGTAAACTCTTTATAATGCcagaaaattataaatatgGAAAGAATCATCATTTGGTATttcaatacactgcaaaaaggaactaaaagtaagtaacattttcttgaaatgaggaAATTTCGCCGTTAAATTAAGCATGCAAACAAgattatatgccaatggaatgagtattttcacccctaaaataagataattagaaatactgtacttgaaataagatgatgtagatgagttgttcctattttaagtacaaaaatctcattccattggtagataatcttaattacctgctcaaatcaagggcaaatacactaatttccagaaggttttactcacttttagttcccttttttcagtGTAGGATGATAATCAATCAAGAAAGCACCCAGGACTCTGAAAGATCTACACAGATTTTGCAAAGAATGAAAAGATCAAGCTTTAAATTCCGGGTGATGATATCTTAATGGTAGTTTTTCTCCCACAGTTCTGACGAGCGGAGGTGGAAGTACGCAGCACAGTCCCCTAAAGCGCTCCGTGTCCCTTACGCCTCCCATCAGTGGCCCCAACAACCAGCCTCTGGGCCACGTCTGGCTGTCCCAGGAGGACCTTCGGACCTCCAGAGGCCCCGCGCCAGACCACGCGCCTCTCTCCCCCCAGAGCAGCATCGCCTCCTCGGGCAGCGGGGGCAGCGAACACCTGGATGACGCCGGTTTAGGAGGCGGCTCCAGTCTGCATCGCAATTCCTTCCATGAGGACGGCAGTGGAATGAGGGGTGAGTAAAGGGCCGGTTGGTGTCGGCCGCCGTCTGTCCTTACATGGTGCTTCTTTCATATCTAAGACACGTCTTGGTTTTACCTgtctgcacactgcaaaaacggatctaaaataagtaaaatgttcttaaagttagtgtatttgtccttgatctgagcaggtaaatatgatcatttgccaatggaatgagtattttgacccctaaaataagattaatagacatcctgcacttaaaataagatgctggagatgagttgttactattttaattgaaaaaatcttattccattggcaaatcatcttatttacctgctcaaatcaaggacaaatacacgcattttaagaacattttgcttattttaagttcagtttttgcagtgcaaagacTCGAGACAATATTCTAACTtagcaacactgcaaaaagggaactaaaagtaagtaaaaatttcttgaaattactgtacttgttcctattttaagtgcaaaaatctgattccattggcagatcatcttatctagctgctcaaatcaaggacaactcatctccatcatcttattaatagtgaatatatctaattatcttattttaggggtaaaaatactacttccattggcagataatcttgtttacgtgctcaaatcaaggacaaaaacacttatttcaagaatattttatttacttttaattgcctttttgcagtgtaacctGTCCTGTTTTGGGTCTGTTTAGAGATCTGGATTGTGACGAGGACAACTATTCTCGGAAATTTCTAGGAAACATGAAAAAACGCGAGATGGATTTGCCAGATCTAAAATCTTTGGTCTCTTCGCAGATGTTCCTGCATGGCTGAAGAGTCTTCGTCTACATAAGTACGCCGCGCTCTTCTCCACAATGACCTATGTTGAGATGATGTCACTGACGGAAGAACAGCTGGAAGCGCAGGTTCGTAAGCACACAGACAGTTCATAACCAGCCCCCTGAATAACAGCACATATGTGTTTAGGAACGGTTAAGGACCCTAAAAACACGCCATTAGTGACAATGTTTTGTTGAAGCCGTGACATAAGATactttatacactgcaaaaacggaactagaaataagtaaaatgttcttaaaatctgtgtatctgtccttgatttgagcaggaaaataagatgatttgccaatggaataagaattttgcacttaaaataggaacaattcatctccatcatcttatttcaagcgcagtatgtctaattatcttattttagggatcaaaatactcattccattggcagataatctcatttacctgctcaaatcaaggataaatacactaattttaagaacattttacttatttttagatccgtttttgcagtgtacttcgGAAATGAATGTTGAGGTGACTAGAAACTAGACGTGAGTgcctaaacaataaaaaccctgaGTCTGCAGCGGAGCAATAATTACTCGTTAAGTCACTGCAATGTCCCAAAGTCAAGGTCATTAGTGGAGGATTTGCAGACAAACAGGACACCGTTGCAATCATCTGATAAAGCTCAGGATTGACAGGTTGGACGGATGCCACAGTCACCTGGTTATTATGGCCAGTGTGGACATGAGGAGACCCACAAAGTGTAAAAGTTTCCAACAACCTTCAATGCACCTGAATCCAAAAGCTACATTACGTCATGAGCAGCTTATTAAGTTCTGCAGAAGCCCGGTGATGAGTCTGacgcacactgcaaaaatagacctaaaaataagaaaaaatttcttgaaatgagagtatttttccttgatttgagcatgtaaataagattatttgccaatggaataagatttttgcacttaaaatagggacaattcatctccatcatcttatttcaagtggtgtatatctatttatcttattttaggggtaaaaatactcatcccattggcaaaagaacttatttacttatttttagatctgtttttgcagtgtgtgtgtgtgtatatatatatatatatatatatatatatatatatatatatatatatatatatatatatatatatatatatatatatatatatatatatatatatatatacaccattggcagataatcttatttacctgctcaaatcaagggcaaatacattaatttcaggaaaattctacttatttttagttctctttttgcagtgcatctagacccccactttgggaacccctgctgtaAGAGACCTACTGTAATTAGATGTGTATTAGTTTACCTCTGATATCATATTTATGGTCATAGTAAGAACCTGAAATGTAACCTGATCCGTTTTATTTCCTGGACTGATTCTGGATGCTTGcttgttttaatcaaaaatgaaaaatctgtTTGAACGGCTACGCCTGTGATGACTTTGGAAGGGATGATGGGTGTAAACCTCAGAAAGGCGGCCTGTAAAATGCCTTCCCGTGCGTTTTTGTAAAACCTCCGGCCTGTTTATTTTTGCCTTGTTGCTCCGCATGTGTCATCTTCCTCCAACTTTTCACTCCAGCTGTGCTCAATGTTGGTCAGGATGAGCAGCTGCCAGTTGGTTTTATTGTGAAGACTTGACTGTGTTTGCAGGGAATACTGTCATCATGCCTAGGAAAAGACAGCTATGTGTAAAATGCAGTGTTTTGACACAAATTAGAGTTTCATCTACAGTTTCGATTATATGTCTACTACCACTCAGTTGCACCCCCCCATCGCAGCTAAAGAAGTATTTCTCCTCACTGTTTTCCAGCTaccactgcaaaaatagacctaaaaataagaatttttttcttgaaattaaagtatttttccttgatttgagcagataaataggactatttgccaatggaataagatttttgcacttaaaataggaacaattcatctccatcaccttatttcaagtgcagtgtatctaattatcttattttaggggtaaaaatactcattccattggcaaataattttatttacctgctcaaatcaagggcaaatacattaatttcaagaaaattgtacttatttttagttctctttttgtagTGCAGAGAGCAAATCTTTTAAGAGTTACTGCCGTCTCGTTACTGACTTGAAAAGTTGCTTGTGCTGGAAATGCAGGACGCAGAACAAATATAGCAGCTGCTTTCCTTGTGGATGAAGGCATTAAGGAATCTATTATTAAAAGCGGGATGCAGCTAAATTTAATTCAGCTACAGCTGTCCAGGAAGCAGTCCACTTCCTCCAGGTGCTGCCAGTTCTTTCTGCTTGACTCTAATGTGATGAACATCCACACCAAAACATCTCTAAATATCTGCCCTGTCGTGCTGGGGCTAcgattggtttttttttcttctgattttgTAACCTGGTTCTATTTCCTCCTGCAGAAAGTGACCAAAGGAGCTCGACACAAGATTATAATCAGCATTCAGAAACTTAAAGAGAGGCAGAACCTTCTGCGCAGCCTGGAAAAGGTCAGAACCTCCTTGTTTGTTGTCGTGCATCATGTAGCTTTAACGTTTGGTATGGCCGTTCCAATGTTAACCTTTTTTTAGCCTCCGCTTCTTCTCGTGGCCTGAGTGAATAAGAAGGCTCAGTCTCTGTCGGGGTTGTGTGTCTTAGATGGGTAACAACAGAGCGTCTAATCCACAAGGGAGGGTTTTGGGCTCAGGTGAAAGACAATGGCATAAAAGGGACATGCAAGAGGACGGACTTACTAGAGGCAGCTAATTTCAGGTGTAACCTTTAGCAATGGAGCTGTTGcaacgtgttttttttgttgtcttttattGAGTTAGGACAATGCATATTAATCAACAAATCAGAAAAACTTCAGTGCAAATTTGCCAGAATTAGCACAATAGCTAAATTGCATTCGCTGTCCTAAGGCAGGCACCATAAAACGTTACAGATTCATCATATTACATACAGTGGTCTACAATGACCAGTTACAATAATACACAGGAACATATAAAATAGACAACAGTGTGAATTATACGCGTGAACTGGAcaggtttatttttaaccatAGTTTTACTATTTTTCCTGAATGTCAGAATTCTCACAGTTTTTGATATGAGCTGGTAATTTGTTCCATGAGTGTGTGCCTCTGATCGACGCCACAATTTGGCAAAACTATATGTTACAATCACCCCTGGTTAATGCTCTAGTATTGACTCTATTGTGCATTTTCTTCTGTATAAAATCCAGCAGAGATGGAGTTGCAAGCCCgttcaaaactttaaaaacaagacacaCATCTAAAAACGTTTTATAGCTATCcaaatttaaattattacatttactaaggatattaaaacaatgacaatgaagatgttttctgtctaatattttcagtgttttaagTCTTGATAGGTTCTAAAGTGCCTTCTGTTGTATTGCGTAAAAATCATTGCGTGCATATAAGCTTTTACAGACTCAAGAGTCAGAAAAGGTACTAAATGATAAAAATTTGACAAGTTAAATCCAATGATATTTAAAATTGGcttgaaggttttttttaatgttaagatGCAGACAAGAGTTTTGAAGCTAACAGGAAATTGGTAGCATGGCTTCAGAGAGTAAGGCATCTGCTTCCTGTTTCGTTTTTACATGAGCACAAAACActgtatcatctgcatataactgcatttttatatttggaCAAACATTTGGGAAATCATCATCtacaaaaacactgaataaaatcaGTTCTTGTATTGAGCCTTGTGGGACTCCAGCAGTGCATGTGAGATAGGTTGACTGTGCATTTCCTATTTGCACAGCTTGCTTGCTTTCTGTCAAATATGATTTCATCCAGGAGTGGGCACTTTTAGAAAAACTATAATTTGTTAATTTTGCCAAGAGCAAGTCATGATTTATGGTATTGAAAGCacgttttaaatgtaaaaaaaaaaaaaaaactgcacctACACACCCTCTCTGATCTAAAaggcttttaacattttgaagaaaGTCAAGAAAGACTTTCGGAATCCAAATTGAATTGGGTGGAGAGGGTTATAGCCACTGTTAAGGTGTCCACCCACTTTTCTGCTAGTTTACAGGGACAGATGGCTCGGTGCATGGTAGGATAGTGGCACATGTCCttactttactttatttttttttcaaggaatGTACAATATCTTTTCTGCCTGGGAGTCCTGGCTAACATGATCAGACATAAATACAGTTGTTCAATAAAGTAGGATGACCcattaaatactttaaaaactaaagaaaagtTTGCCCCATTTGAGGCTTTTCTGCATGTAAAGGTAGCGTCTTTATTACCTGTATGTTCACCTCCTTCTTCCAGGATGTGTTGGAAGGTGGGAATCTACGCACCCCCCTTCAGGAGCTCCACCAGATGATCATGACTCCCATCAAGGCCTTCGGTGGAGGGGAAGAGTCCTCTCTGCAGCGCACCCTTCTGAGACCGGAGACCAAGAGCTCCGCGTCCGACTCCAACCTTCCTGGAGGGGGTGGAGGTGAGGCGGAGCCTGGGACTAGCGTCATCGCTGAGGGGGATCTACCTGGTCAGTTCACCCGTGTCATGGGCAAAGGTGAGCTTCACGCACCAGCATCCCTGTCGAGGTTTTTTTAAACGGAGGCGAAGTTCTTATTTTGTCATCCTTACCCCGCCCTCAGTTTGTACGCAGCTCCTGGTGTCACGATCGGATGAGGATAACATCAGCTCCTACCTGCAGCTCATCGATAAATGTCTCATCCATGAGGTACTCGTGTTTTCTGAGTTTACTTTAACTATAATATACTCAAATGTTGAGATCTGGCTTTAAAATTGTTGTCTTGTGGCGATAAACCGTAGAACAATTAATCCAGTGTTGACACTTTTCTGTCGATATAACTTATTGGAGTTAATGATggatattaaaggtatactatgcaactggggttgattttccagcgaggctccccccagagggcgaaagtaaaagtgcactgtcgtaaagatgctcagctgttctggtttctccatcaagccaggcgcggttgttttgagcttagcagacaggcgaacgcaacgaaaagtcgaaaaaacggcagtacaaacaatgactaacacagtgaaagtatcaacatgcacacacacagagagagaaaccattccaatgttacttacaatcgcatcagcagaaacgcgaggtccgcgtcagccttgcagccttatttttcttttagctctcgccattctgaaaaagcttgcccgatgttcacccgtgtacgactcctctctctgtccagagcccttttcctctttcttgcctgctctgacatgggctttcgctgttttctcgctggttccgccatgataactgcacaaatatcgccactgcatTAGCAAccagcatgcctttcactgggggcgtgtagcagttctcgccgtaaagcaagaccgactctcgcggtgttgcaccagacttctgagcctgtgtgtgcgggccgagggctcctgcaattgcaagtgcggtatttcccccacagaccaccagggcggccgagaaaacctttgttcgacctgaaacgactcatttaatcatccaaaacggtatggagcacattaattaactgaaaaatgttgcatagtatgcctttaagtgcTGGACCAGATCCTAACAGATGTTGACCCATTCTAGTCTCAGTGCTTGGAGTTCATCACAGTTTTAGGGCTTGTGTTCCTTTATTTGCTTCCTAAAAACTGAACACAGATTGAAGTAGGATCTGGATTTTCTAACGACAAGCCCAACATTTCAATGCTCTGATCTTTGAGCCAGATCTTTTCTTGATTTTCTGTCGTGATGTGGATCTCCATGATGCTGCAAGGCAGCATATATCATCCCCTAATGTTTCACGTGTTGTTGGAAGAAGTTACTGTTGGAGGATGTTTTCATCCCACTGTTTTGTCATGGGGAAAATATTTGTAAGCAAGCTAATTTCCTTAGATGAGAGGTAACCTCCATCATGGATTTTATCGTGATGTTTTACTACAGGTGCCACGCTGGAATCagaaaaaataactttgcatcagtcttctgctggcTCCCCTTTTACATGCGACAGTGTATGAGTATCACCTTAACTTTGATCaggctctgcactggtggcagcATAGTTCTGTCACACCCCTCTTCAGTAGAAGACCGTCTCTGAGATTACTCAACCCTTTGTTTGAAGTCCTAAAACCTTCTTCCCTACATCTGAAACTCACACCTTGAAAGTTGCcttaatttgcatgttttctcacTATATTAGCACCTAAAGTATCAATTATGACCGCTGGAGTTAAACCTTTAAGGGTGCTGTTCAAATGCTCTCAGATGTAATTGAGAATGTGCTTATTTCCTGATTATTAAAAGCCGTTTTACATGTCAGTCCTTCACGGAGACACAGAAGAAGAGGCTGTTGTCTTGGAAGCAGCAGGTCCAGAGGCTTTTCCGGTCCATTCCAAGGAAAACCCTCCTTGACATCGCAGGTTACCGACCTCAGAGAAGGTACGGTTGCACAAACCGGCGAACATTTTCTCATTTGTGAcgtaaatttagttttttttcactaGCCCAATTAACTTGTCAGACCGTTTTTAGTCTGAATCCGCCTTGTGTTTCCTATTCTCAGCAGCCGTTTTGGTCAGTCAAACTCTCTCCCCACCGCCAGCTGTGTCGGGGGTAGTGTGTCAGCCAGGAGGAGCCTGCACCAGTTCCATATGCCTTCCAGGAGCTTGCCAGGAGCCAGGCTGGGTCTACTGGGCAGCGGGGGCTTGCTGGGACCCACACCTCGCAGCTCCAGCAGCACCCCAACTGGTCCCAAGCAGGGGAGGCATGTAAGTCTAACAGGAGTGAACAGGAAGCAGGATTATGTTGTATGCAAGAGTTGTTCTGCTATTTATGGCAGTATTTACTGCAATTTGGCTGGTTTTAGTTATAGCATCATCTAACATAGGCTCTATTTTACTTGCATGTCAACAGCCAGGCTGCAGGTTGGTAATTAAATCAGCCGATGGGTCTGTGGTTATACATCATTGCACTTATAGTTTAGTTGTTTAAATAATTCCAAAGCACAATCAGCTTTTTGATTGGAATAACAAATTAATTGAATTCACTTTACTGTAGTTTTCTTCATATACATACAAATTATAacatagacagatagatagatagatagatagatagatagatagatagatagatagatagatagatagatagatagatagatatctttattgtcattttgtatgcacaaagtgcgtacagaacgaaattccgtttgcatacagcttcaaaaatcacagtaggttgcactaattttcaggataaagatgcagcagcgatttatgtaaacaattgaaatgtaaagcaTCGCTCCAAAAATGACATCTTAAgtcattttgcaaaaaaaaaacatcttaagtcattttgcaaaaaaaacaaacatatccAATATAGAAGTAACTTTTATTAGAAATTACTAATTCAAATCAGTCCAGTTCATTCATTCCAGT comes from Fundulus heteroclitus isolate FHET01 chromosome 4, MU-UCD_Fhet_4.1, whole genome shotgun sequence and encodes:
- the samd4a gene encoding protein Smaug homolog 1 — protein: MMFRDQVGVLASWFKGWNECEQTVALVSLLKRVSRTQARFLQVCLEHSLAECTELQVLEGEANNPGLISQWQGEPKERIISLVLTHLPLLKPGNTEAKSEYMRLLPRILAHTIEHGRHLEESRQLLSYALIHPATSLEDRSALALWLNHLEERAAARGDSLERPPPAAGPHHHHHQSTPPSTLTSSGSSSSTNSSSSGNLYNLHHHQRYGSDDRLNGWPSSRDSGIGGGGGGWHQQQGCENGHLMLYPSSSVPATINTVGTGGGSNTILTSGGGSTQHSPLKRSVSLTPPISGPNNQPLGHVWLSQEDLRTSRGPAPDHAPLSPQSSIASSGSGGSEHLDDAGLGGGSSLHRNSFHEDGSGMRDVPAWLKSLRLHKYAALFSTMTYVEMMSLTEEQLEAQKVTKGARHKIIISIQKLKERQNLLRSLEKDVLEGGNLRTPLQELHQMIMTPIKAFGGGEESSLQRTLLRPETKSSASDSNLPGGGGGEAEPGTSVIAEGDLPGQFTRVMGKVCTQLLVSRSDEDNISSYLQLIDKCLIHESFTETQKKRLLSWKQQVQRLFRSIPRKTLLDIAGYRPQRSSRFGQSNSLPTASCVGGSVSARRSLHQFHMPSRSLPGARLGLLGSGGLLGPTPRSSSSTPTGPKQGRHGPWFANPGGSNSMPSRTHSSVQRTRSLPVHTTPQTMVTFQQADHQFPVTEPDINNRLESLCLSMTEHALGDGADRTSTI